CGTGTTCGCTGTCGGGGCGCGAAGCTGACAGCCGCGCCTCGGACTGTCCAGCGGGAGTGCCAGGACCCTCCAGCACTCCACGGATGAAGTCATCCTTCGCCAGCGAGTAGTCGCCGGCGTTCGTGATGCCCCGCGAGACAATCTCCCGCTTGCGCGCCACGTAGGCGTCCCGAAGCGAGACGTCCGCGCTCAGCCGCTCCCGGAAGCGGCGCTGCGATGCCACCTCCGGCCCGTCCACCGGAATGACGTGCACATGCAGGGACCGATGATGCGGCTGACGGTCTCGAACATCGCTCCCTCCTCCTTCCCAGCAATGCGAGCGGCCTCGTGGGCTCAGGCGGGCTTCATGAGCGCGCCCGTCTCCGGACGGGTGCTCTTCATCTCCCTCGCCAGCGCCTCGAACGTGCGGCGGATGCCTTCCTCGTAGGACGTCTTGCGCACCTCGCCCAGCAGCCCGCGCAGCGCTGAGTCGTCCATCAACACCGGCGTGGTCTGCAGGTACTCCATCTCGGCGAGCTCGCGCATGAAGCGGTTGAACAGACCGATGGCACGCACCATCCAGGGGCCCGCGACGCGGTACTTCGGAGGCCTCCCCATGTGCGCGAAGATGCGCTCGACCAGCTCGCGCTGCGTGGTGACCCCCGCCCCCGCCAGGTTCCAGGCCCGCCCGTACGCACGCGGCTCGTCCGCCAGTGCCGTGACGACCGGTCCCACGTCCGGCACGAAGACGTACTCGTGCGGCGTGTCGATGGGCCCGATGAGGTCGGCGCGCCTGCCCGCCAGCGCCGCCTCGAAGGCCGAGTGCAGGAAGCTGCGCTCGACATGCGGGCCGTAGAAGTCCGGCAGCCGCAGAATGGTCGTCTGGAGGCCGCGCTGGCCGTGCGCCCCGAGCACCAGGTCCTCCTGCGCCTTGCGCATCCGGCCCTTGAAGGTGTGCGGCTCGCGCGGATGGTTCTCGTCCACCCGCTCCGTCCTCGGCCGCCCGAAGGGATACACCGTGCCGATCTGCACCAGCTTCGACACCCCCGCCGCCATCGCCCCCTCGAGCGTCTGGCGCATCAGCACCGGGTGCTTCTGGAACTCCCAGTACGGCACTCCAATCAGGTAGACGAGCGTCTCCACGCCCTCGGCCGCCGCACGGACCGACGCCGGATCCTCCGGGTTCCAGGTGACGATCTCCGCCAGCGGATCCGCCCCGAACTGCGCCTCCAGCGGGCCCCTCGAACGCCCCACGACCCGGTAGGCACGGCCCTGCGCCCGCAGCGCGCTCGCCACACTGCCACCAATGGCTCCCCCAGCTCCGAACAGCGCGATCTTCCCCATGATTGCTCCCCTTTTTGAACAGCCGGACACTTTATGAACACCGTTCACCGAACACCGTTCATTTAGCGATGGCCGTTCGCGCCGTCAAGCCTTAGAGTCGATATTCATGGGCATCACGGAGCGAAAGCAGCGCCAGAAGGCGGAGCTGCGAGAGCACATCCTGACGGCGGCGCGAGACATCGTGCTCCGGGAGGGCTTTGGCGGGCTGTCGATGAGGAAGCTCGCGGAGGCGGTGGAGTACGCACCGGCCACGCTGTACGTGCACTTCCAGAACCGGGATGAGATTGCCCGGGAGCTGAGCAGGCGGGGGTTCCAGGAGCTGCTGGGCTTCTTCGAGCCCGTGGTGGGAATCGCCGATCCGCTGGAGCGGCTGCGCGCGGTGGCCGAGGCCTACGTGCGCTTCGGGATGGGCCACCCGGAGACGTACCGGCTCGTCTTCATGGAGGACCCGAAGCTCAGCAGCGCGGTGCTCCATGGTGGACCGGACGACCCCGGCGCGCGCTCCTTCCACGTGCTGGAGGCGGCCTTCGAGGAGCTCGCGGCGCAGGGTCGGCTCGCCGCGGACGCGGATCCCCGCCGGCTCGCCGAGGTGTTCTGGACCGGAGTCCACGGCGTGGTGAGCCTCAAGCTCACCTGCACCAACTTCCTCCAGACTCCCGCCGAGGCGCTCACCGACACCTTCACGCGCACGTTCCTCGACGGACTGCCCAAGCCTTCATCGCGCTCGCCGACGCAGGGCAACGCGAGTACATGAAGCGGCTCCGCCTGCGCGTGCCCTTCTACAGCATCGAGGCTTGGCTCTATCAGAACACCCGTGAGGCCAGACGCCTCTGCGAGGAGACGGGCTGCAAGCAGTGCCATGAGAAGCTCGCGGGCTGGGAGCAGAACCGCGCGAGCCTCGACGAGGTCATCCGCCCCAAGGGTGAACTCTGCTTCCAGGACACGCACAACGCGCACCTGGCATCCTCGGGCTTCCCGGTCAGGGAGGCCTTCGCAGCCGAAGCGTCCTTCACTCATGCCGTCGAAGGGCTCCTCGAATGCGACGAACTCACGACCGCCCTGGAGCGGACCTACGCCACTCCTGAGCCACGGTCCCACTGAGTCCTCGGAGTGTGTCGAGGGCTCACGGGAACGTCACACCGTCGAGGAACTCGACCCTGGCCCCGCCTTCCTGGCTCCACAGTTTCAGGGTGAAGGCGCCGCGCGCCTCGTGCTCCGTCGCCTCCACCTCCACCACGACGCGCAACGTCCTCCCAGGAGGAATCGTCTCCAGCGGCCAGATGCTGAGGGGCCTCAACTCCACGTGATTGGAGCCCGCCAGCACCGCACCGGCCGGCGTCCAGGCCCGCGTCCCCGTGTTCTCGACCTCCACCTTCACGGCCAGCCGCGCCACCTTCTGCCCTCTCTCCGTGCGCTCAGTGGGGGAGCGGTAGCTGCGCGCTGACAGGAATTGGAGCGTGTTGCCCGGACGTGCGGTGACGGCGTCACCGATGTCCTTGGAGGCAACGCCCCCTTCTCCCATGAGCTCGTGGGCGATGAGGCCCGTGAGCCCCATCTGCCCAGCGCATTCGGCCTGGACGCGTGCCTTCTCCTCCCGGCATTGCCGCGCTTCGGCCCGTGCCTGCTGCTCGCCCTGCCGATAGGACGCGAGCGTGCGCGGCTGGCGCAGCACCTCCACCAGTCGTTCGGCCTGGAAGGGGTGCACCACCAGCCAGAAGGTGGCGCTCGCGGGTGCCGCGCCGTCCTGGAAGTAGACCGTCACCGGCACGCGTTCCCCATCGGTCAATGCTTCCGAGGGGATGAGGGTCAGGGACGCCGTTCCTCCATCCACCACCCGGAAACGTTCCGGCCCGGCCAGTTGCACGCGCGCCACCCGCGAGTCGAAGACAAAAGTGGTGGACACCTCCGGGTGGATGCACACCTCTCCCTGTTTGCCCGAGGCATCCGCCGTCAGCTCCAGGTGGCGCGTGCCCATCTCGCAGACAGGGAGTGGCGACTGCGCGGCGGCATTGGTGGGCACCGCGAGCAGAGCCCATCCCACGAGGGCGGCGGAAGACAGGGCGAACACGGAGCGAGGACCTCCAGCGCGAGCGGAAGAGACTGGAAAAGTCGGCCTCTAGCACATTTCCTCCCCGGTAGTGCATGGGATGCACTCATCGCCCGGGGCGCTCCGCACGTGGACCCGCCACCTGAAGAGGGGGACCTTCCGGTCGCGCATCGGACGAACTGGTCCGACAGTCAGACCAGTTGCACCCAAGCGAGCCCGGGACCTCCCCCTCTCCCGACAGGACCTCCCCGCCTGGCCTAGTCGAAGCGGTCCACCACCCGCACCCGTGCGACGGGGCTGACCAGCACATTTCCCGGCGGCTCGCTACCGGGCTTGAGCTCGAGACCAACGTTGTTGCTCGTATCCAGCAACTCCATGCACACCCGGTACGTCTCCCCGCTGGGCGTATGGGCCGTGGTGAAGCGACCGTACACGCGGTTCTCCCCGAAGTAGAGCCGCCCGGAGAGTCGGGTGTTGGTCGGCAGTGCTATCTGGCCCTGGGCGTTTACCCAGTGGCCACCAACACGAACCGACGAGTCTTCGCGCACGGGGACGGGCCTGCCCCGTACGGCGGACCAATCGACGGGGCTCTTTTCTCCGATGCGCAGGCCGAGTATCTCCGTCATGATCTTCACGGCGCCCGCCGGGCACTCCTGGGGTAGAGGCTCCTGGAGCACCGGCGGCACCTGCTGCTGCGCACTCAAGCAGGCCTGCAGCGCGACTCCCGTCAAACCCAGACACACGTTGCGCGCGACGCTCCCCGCGCTCCTGGACTGTGTTTCCTTCTGGGAGCCGGTCGTCTTCTGCTGCTTCTTCACGGGGGCTCTGTCCTTTCCGGACGCCGCGGGCGAGGCGGCGGCCGCGGGGGGTGGCTCCACCGGCGGCGGAGTCGCGGCCCGTGCAGATTCCGGCGCGGGCCCCGGGAGCGCCACTTCCTGGCCAGCACTGGCCTCCCGTGTTGGCTGCCTGGCGGGCGACGTGCTGGGTGAAGCGCTCGTGGCCGCCTCGCGCCCGGCCCTCCACTGCCCCACGAGCCACCCGCCGCCCAGCACCAGCCCCAGACCCACGCCCGTCCAGGCCGCCGCACGCCGCACTCGCGCCCATCGTTTGTCGGCCGTACGCGCCCCGCCTCGCAGTGGCACCTTCCAGGATGCGTCCGCCCGGGCCCTCAGTGTCTCCAATGCCGCACACAACGCCGCCGCGCCCGGGTAGCGGTCCTCGGGCTTCTTCTCCAGCAACCGCAGGCACACCTCTTCCACCGCCCCGGGCACTCTCGGGTTGACGAGGTGCGGCGGCAAGGGCGCCCGGTTCAGCACGGCCTCCACGTCCACGTTGCCGTGCGCGCCCAGGAAAAAGGGGTCGCGCCCTGTCAGCAACCGGTAGAAGACGACGCCCACCGCGTACAGGTCGTCTCCCACCCCGGCCCGGTAATGCGCGCCCCGCACATCCTTGTTCTCCCGGCCGAAGTGCCACGCCTCGGGGCTGCGGTACTGGGGCGTGTCCGGGGGAAACAGTCCCTGAGTGATGGTCCGCGCCCCAACGTAGTAACCCACCCCGAAATCCACCAGCACCGCCTGCCCGTCACTGCGGCGCACCAGGATGTTGGCTTCCTTCACGTCCCGGTGCACCACCTGCGCCTCGTGCACCACCGCCAGGGCTCGTGCCACCTCCAGCACCCTGTCCACCACCTGGCTCGTGTCCACGTCGTGCTCGCGCGCCCAGACGTCCAGCGTCACGCCGTCCACCAACTCCTGCTTCAGGTAGACGAAGCGGGGGTCCTTGTCGGGCCAGCTGCCCGCGCCCAGCACCCGCGCCAGGTTGGGGTGGTGCTGGTGCAGGCGCGAGCCAATGAGGGCCTCGCGCCAGGCTCTATCCTCTCCTCTCTCCAGCGGCACCATCTTGAGGGCAGCGCGGCGTCCTTCGGGGCCACGCACCTGGTACACGGTGCCGAAGCCGCCCGCGCCCAACACCGCCTCCACCACGTCCGCGCCAATGCGCGTGCCGGGCGGCAGTGGAGGGGTGTCGAGCGCACTCATGGCGCCCCCGCGCCGACGCTGTTTGCACCAGGGGAATGGCGATGTGAGGTCATGGGACTACCTCCCAGGACCTCAACTTAGCAGGTTCTGTGACGCGGCTCTCACCTCAAGTGCGTCAGGTACCCTCACCCCAGCCCTCTCCCGGAGGGAGAGGGGGCATACACACCTCCTGATGCGCGGAAGTAGCTTCAACGAGGGCCCTTCTCCCACCCGTGGAGGTACCCTCCCGTCCTCGTTTTAAACAGACACCCGACATGAGCACGGACCTCCTCCCCTCCCACGTCTTCGCCGCCCGCCGCGGCATCGCTCCCTACATCCGCCACACTCCCCTCGAGCACAATTCCTCGCTCTCGAAGCTCGCGGACTCCCCCGTCTTCCTCAAGCTGGAGAACCTCCAGGTCACCGGCAGCTTCAAGCCCCGTGGCTCCCTCCACAAGGTCCTCTCCGTCCGCGCCTCCCAGCCCCACGCCGAGTTCATCGCCCCCACCGCCGGCGGCCATGGCATCGGCCTCGCCTACGCCGCCGCCACCCTCGGCGCCAGGGCCCATATCTACCTGCCCCGCTCCGCCGACCCCGACAAGCTCCGCCTCATCCAGGACTACGGCGCCCGCATCGAGTACTTCGACAGCGTCCCCCAGGCCCGCGAGGCCGCTCGCCGCGTCGCCTCCGAGCAGGGCTATACCTTCCTCTCCGCCTACAACGACCGTCACATGATGGAGGGCGGTGGCACCGTCGCCCTCGAAATCCTCGAGGACTGCCCCCACGTCGAGACCGTCCTCGTCGGCGTCGGCGGCGGCGGACTCCTCGCCGGCATGGGCGTCGTCCTCAAGGCAGCCAACCCCCGCATCCGCCTCATCGGCGTCCAGCCCGAATCCTCCGCCGTCCTCGCCCAATGGCATCGCGCCGGTCAGCCCGTCGACGTCCACGACCTCCGCCCCTCCATCGCCGAGGGCATCGGCGCCCAGGTCGAGCGCGACCTGCTCCCCTGGCCCTACCTCCAGCGCCTCGTCGATGAGTTCGTGCTCGTCTCCGATGACGAGCTGCGCGAGGCCATGCGCTGGTGCGTCGCCGACACCAAGTACGTCATCGAGCCCTCCGCCGCCGCTGGACTCGCCGCCCTGCGCAAGCTGCTTCCCCGCTCCCTCGGCCCCACCGCCATCGTCCTCACCGGCCGCAATGTCTCGTGGCGCCGCTTCGAGGATCTGGTCCGGCCCTCCTGAAAACACACGGGGTGGGGGCACCGGAACCTCCGGCACCCCCACCCCGTCACTTCACCCGAGCTCTACTGGAGTGTTCACGAAGTCCTTGGACAGGGTCCGAGGGCCCGTGGATGTCCCCTCTCCCTCTGGGAGAGGGCTAGGGTGAGGGTCTTCCCCCTGGAGCGCATGACCGGCGAGGGGGACAGTTGCGTGCCGTGATTCAAGCAGGGGCGAGGAACACGAGGGTGACGACCCTCACCCCCCGCCCTCTCCCAGAGGGAGAGGGAGCATGCGCAACACGACTACCGCCTACTGCGCCTCTTCCTTCGTCTCGAGGATGGTGAACTCGACCCGGCGGTTGTTCTCTCGACCCGCCGCCGTCTTGTTCGTGTCCACCGGCTTCGTCTCACCGTAGCCCACTGCCTCGAGCCGCCCGGCGTCGATGCCACGCTCCACCAGGATGCGCATCACGCTGTTCGACCGGCGCTGCGACAGGTCCAGGTTGAACGCGTCGTCTCCCATGCTGTCCGTGTGCCCCTCGATGCGCACCTTCGTCAGCTGCGGGTTCGCCCTCAGCACCGACGCCACCTGCTGCAGCAGCGGGAACGAGCGCGGCAGCACCACGTCCTTGTTCGTCGCGAAGTACACCTTCTCCAGGATGAGGATCTTCCCCGCCTTCACCTCCACCTTCGTCTTGCCCTGGTCCGGGCACCCGTCCTCGTCGTCCACTCCGTTGATGACCTCGGCCTCGTTCACGCACTTGTCCTGCGCATCCGCGATGCCGTCCCGATCGTTGTCCGGGTCCGGGCAGCCATCCTCGTCCTGGAAGCCGTCCTTGTCCTCGGGCTTCACCGGGCACTTGTCCTTCCCGTCGGAGATGGCGTCCTCGTCATTGTCCGGGTCCGGGCAGCCATCCTCGTCCTGGAAGCCATCCTTGTCCTCGGCCTCGTTCACGCACTTGTCCTGCGCGTCGAGGATGCCGTCCTGGTCGTTGTCCGGGTCCGCGCAGCCGTCCTCGTCCTGGAAGCCGTCCTTGTCCTCGGGCTCGTTCGGGCACTTGTCCTGGCCATCCACGAAGCCATCCCCATCACTGTCGACCACCGTCTCGACCGGAGCCGGAGGCGCCTTCTTCGGCTCCTCCTCCTCCGTCCAGACGATGCCGCCGAGCACGCGGTACTCGGGCATGCCGTAGCCCCGGATGATGCCGCGACCCAGTCCCAGGGTCGCCAGCAGCTTGGGCGTGATGCGGTACTGCAGCGCGCCCTGAAGCTCCAGCGGCACTTCCTCCCGCTGCGTGCCACCCGTGGCACCCAGGCCCGCCGCACCCGCGACCGACACCAGGCCCGTGAAGCGATGGTCCTTGATCTCGAACGGGATGGCCGTGCCCAGCCCGTAGCTCAGCTCGTTGCCCACCGAGAGGTTGAGCAGTTCCTGGCGCTCGCGGAAGTTGACTCCCACGTTGGCCAGCAGGCGCACGCCGCCCTCCTCGAAGGCATAGTCCGCCGTCACGCGCGGCTGGACGCCGACCCCGGACTGGCCCCGGAAGTCACCCGACCCGCCCGTGGGCAGGATGACGGGCACGGCCAGCGCGAGCCGCAGACCCCCGGTCTTCAGCAGCTGCGCCTTGGGAATCAGCCGCAGGTCTCCGAAGCCCCCGCCCCAGGCGCTCTCCCGGGTGCCGGTGGGCGAGATGCCGAGCACGTTCTGCTGCAGGGCAATGGGCAGGGTGAAGCCCACCTCGAAGCGCTCGCCGAGGCCGATGGCGCCGATGAGGTCGAAGCCCAGCTGCTGGTCGACGAGCCGACGGATGCGGGCATCCGTGGCCGGGTTGATGACGAGGAGTGGATCATCGGCGTAGTTGATGAAGAGGCCGGCCCTCCAGCGCAGGTGGCCCGGCACGCCCGCGCCATGCAGGCCGAGCACGTCGGACTGGCCAGGGGCGGGCTTGAACTGCTGGGCGTCGATGGCGGTGGACAGCTGGGCCTGGGCCGGCAGGGCCGAGGCCATCACCGCCACGGCGCCGAGCGAGGCCAGTGCACCCGAGGCCTGGCGGGCGCGGGCACCCCGGCGGCGAGCGAACACCAGCGCAGCCAGGGCCGCCCAGAAGCCGAGGGCGGGCACGTTGTCCGAACCGGTGGCGCTGCAGCCACTGCCCACCACGCGGAGCTCCTGATCATCCCAGACCGACTTGGGATCAGTTCCACGCCGGACCTCCTCGCCATCGTTCACCCCGCCACCATCGGTGTCCGGGTTGTTCGGATCCGTCCCACGCCCGCGCTCGTCGTCGTCGCTCAGACCATCGCCATCCGAATCGATGACCGTGTCATCGGCGGTGACGTTGGGGTCGCGCTCCCCGTCATCGACGCGGCCGTTGTGGTTGGTGTCCTCGTCGCCGTCCTTCACGGAGCCATCGTCGGTGTCCGGGTCGAGCGGGTTGGTGGTCGTCGACGGATCCGCGTCGGGGATGAAGACAGACGTGTTCGTGTCATCGCCCTGGGGCTCGGTGATGCCCTTCTCCGTGCCGTCCTGCAGACCATCGTCATCCGAGTCGGCATCGCGCGGGTCGGTCTCGTCCGGGTCGCGCACGCCGTCGTGGTCCGCGTCCTCGTTGCCGTCGATCAAGCCGTCGTCGTCGCTGTCATCATCGAGCGGATTCGTGCCGCCGATGTTCACCTCGGTGCCATCGGTGATGCCGTCGTCATCGCTGTCCGGATCGTTCGGGTCGGTGCCGCGGGCGATCTCGTCCGCGTCGGAGAGCCCGTCCTTGTCGGTGTCCTCGACGCGGGTCACCGTCGTCGACTCCGAGTCCGTGTTGTTGCTGGCGACGGGGTCCGTATCCGAGGCCACGGTCACCGTGGTCTGGAGCGTGCCGCTCTCGTTCGCGGGCACCACCCGGATGGCGATGTCCGGAGCGCCGCCCGGGGGCAGGCTCGGCCGGGTGCAGGTGACGACGCCAGCGGCCTCGGCGCAGCTCCAATCCGTGCCCACCGCGCTGACGAAGGTGGAGCCCGCCGGAATGGGGAACGTCACCGTGACGGGGCCGGAGGTGCTCGGGCCCGCGTTGTCGACATGCACGGTATAGGTGAGCGGCGTGCCTCCCGTGACCGGATCCGCCGACTCGGTGAGGGTGACGGACAGGTCCGCCTGGGGGGCGGTCAGCGTGTCGGTATCCGTCGCCGTGTTGTTCTCCGGCGCGACATCACTCACATCCGCCGGCGTGCCGATGGAGCCCTTCATCTCCACGTTGCCCGTGGCGGTGGGAGCGCTCGTGGCGACGAGCGTATAGGTGAGCGAGCCACCGGACGGCAGGGTCACGTTCGTGGCGATGGCACCCGTCCCGCTGGCCGCCGGGCAGGTCGCTCCTCCAGAGGCGACGCACGTCCACTGCATGCCCGTCACTCCCGGGGGCAGCGGCAGGGAGACGGGCGCATCCGTCGCGGTGGCGGGGCCCGAGTTGGAGACGGTGAAGGTGTACGTGCTGGACGAGCCCGGCACCGAGGAGTCCTGTCCATTGGTGAGGGTCGCCTTCAGGTCGACCGGCGAGCACGCCGCCAGGGGCAGCGCGTTCAGGGTCACGCTGTCCGTCTCACCGCTGGCGCCGAAGGTGGCGCCGTTGGAGGGGAACTCCGTCATCGAGGGCGACCGGGTGATGCCACCCACTCCGCCCAGCACGGACGTCGTCGCGGTGCCACCCGACACGGCGATGAAGCCACCACCCCCGCCACCGCCAGGGCCCTCGGACTCGCCGTTGTCGATGAGCTGATCTCCCCCCTTGCCACCGTCCGCCTCCAGGGTGACGCCACTGAGGTTGTCGCTGACGACGACGAGGGTGCCGCCACCGCCTCCTCCGCCAGGCGCGTCGTTGTGGCTGCCGCTGGTGCTGATCGCCGCGGCGCCGTTGGCGCGAATGTGGCCCGCGCCGCCCACCGTGTTGGAGATGAGCAGGACGAGGCCGCCGCCGTTGGCGCCAGGCGCCGAGGCGTTGTTGTTGCCATCGCCCGCGCCACCACCACCGCCCAGGAAGAGGCGCTGCGACGGGTCCTGGTCGAGCGGGCGCCCGCCGTACCCACCCACCTGCCGGCGGCGGTTACCGCCCCACGAGGCCGCTCCCGGCGGGATGGTGAGCGCGTTCTCGTCCGCGCCGGAGAAGGTATAGCCACCCCGCCCGCCACCCGACGAGTCCGTCAGACCGTTGATGGCGATGTAGGACGGGTCCAGCGACCAGGCCGAGGCTCCGGTGACGGAGCCGTCCATCACGCCCTGGCCGCTCCACGCCTTGCCATTGTGCCCGTTGGCGCCGCCACCACCACCGGCGTTGTGGCTGTTGCCACCGCCGCCACCATTGGCCGGCGCGCCCCGGCCGTAGCGCCCACCCAGCGTGGCGTAGACGGTCGCGCCACCGACGATGCTCTCGCCCTTCTCGCCTCCGAGCAGCGGGTCATCCGAGGTGAAGATGTCGATGAAGTTGGCGGAGTCACTCGACTGGTGATCCAGGGCTCCACCACGGAAGCCCTGACCACTCACGTTGATGTCACCCTCGAGGGTGGTGGTGTCCTGCACGTGCAGCACCACCACGCCACCGCGCTGGCCGTCCCACGGCTGCGCGACGACGCTGGCCCCGGTCGCCACGGTGAGGCGCCTGAGCTGCGGCACGCGCACCACCTGCACGTGCCCCGCGGCGCTGTAGCCGTAGCGCAGGCCCGCGCACGCCAGGCGCAGCGTATTGCCAGACACGGAGCCCACGTAGGCGAACTCGTACCGGCCCGCCCCGTTCAGGCTCTTCACGGCGCCGTAGCTCTCCGTGTCCGTCGTATCCATCTCCGCGCCCTGCATCTGGACGATGAGGAGCAGATCACCCACGGCCAGCGGGCCGAACTCGGGGCTGTCCAGGTCCGGGGCGTTGGTCAGCTCGAGCGTCGTGGCGCCCGCGCTCACGTCCGCCGCCAGCACGGCGTACCGGTTGAGCACCGTGCCGGCCGCGCTGACCGTCAGCTCACCGTCTTCGCCGAAGACCGGCGCGCGCTGGGAGGTCGTGGAAGAGGAAGGGGAAGGGGAAGAAGGATCCAGGGACTGCCCACATCCCACCGACAGAAGGCCGGTGAGCAGGGCGAGTCCTGACATGGACTTTCTCGAGAAAAGCGAATGCATGGACACGTCTCGAACGGGAAGCTTCCTGGTGGAAGCGGGTTCGCGGCGTACTCTGCACCCATCATGCCAGGGAGTGTCCAGAGGGAGACGTGTCCCCCGACATCCCCGACAGGGGGAATTGACGTGTCGGACCCCCGTTCCGACGTGTCAGCGGCCGTCGAGCGCTACTGCTGCGACTGCGACGGCTGGGGCTGGGGCTCGGGCACCGGCGCCGCCACCGGCGGCTGGGCCCGGCGGTAGTCCTCGTATCCCTTCGAGTAGGTACCGCCGAAGAGCTTGTCCAGGTAGGCGAAGAAGCCGGCGTAGTTGCCGAAGAAACGCCGGTGGTGGAAGTCGTGGTACACGGGCCCCTTGTAGAAGGGCACCAGCAGCGCCGGGTTCCACGGCACGTCGTAACCCGAGTGCCCGTCAGCCGCCTCCAGCTGCCGGAAGACGATCCACAGCCACATCGTCACCACGTGCGCCCCCAGCAGCGCGGGGCCCGTCATCACCAGCGTCGAGGTGAGCATGAACTCGACCACGTGCATGTAATTGCCCGTGAGCGCGAAGGGCGTGGTGATGCGGTGGTGCACCGAGTGCACGTGCTTGTAGAGCCACGGCGTGTGCAGCGTGCGGTGCATCCAGTAGTAGAGGAAGTCGTCCAGGACGATGAAGCAGGCGATCTGCGCGACGATGACGTACCAGGCCGGCAGCGGGCCGGTGTGGATGCCCGAGTGCCTCACCAGCGGCCACGACAACACCACCCCCAGGAAGGACACCAGGTTGTTGAGGGCGAAGCGCTGCAGCGACGGCACCAACCAGCGCTTCACCGGAAAGTCCCGGCCCTGGATGCGGTACTTCTTCAACGACTCGGGGTTCTTGTAGGCCACCCACGTCCACGGCAGCGCGAACGCCAGGAACGAGACGATGCTCAACAGCGTGGAGCAGACGGCGATGAAGAAGAACCTCTCGTCTTCGTATATCGCCAAGGTGCTCTTGAGAGTGTCGAT
This is a stretch of genomic DNA from Archangium violaceum. It encodes these proteins:
- a CDS encoding OmpA family protein, which encodes MSGLALLTGLLSVGCGQSLDPSSPSPSSSTTSQRAPVFGEDGELTVSAAGTVLNRYAVLAADVSAGATTLELTNAPDLDSPEFGPLAVGDLLLIVQMQGAEMDTTDTESYGAVKSLNGAGRYEFAYVGSVSGNTLRLACAGLRYGYSAAGHVQVVRVPQLRRLTVATGASVVAQPWDGQRGGVVVLHVQDTTTLEGDINVSGQGFRGGALDHQSSDSANFIDIFTSDDPLLGGEKGESIVGGATVYATLGGRYGRGAPANGGGGGNSHNAGGGGGANGHNGKAWSGQGVMDGSVTGASAWSLDPSYIAINGLTDSSGGGRGGYTFSGADENALTIPPGAASWGGNRRRQVGGYGGRPLDQDPSQRLFLGGGGGAGDGNNNASAPGANGGGLVLLISNTVGGAGHIRANGAAAISTSGSHNDAPGGGGGGGTLVVVSDNLSGVTLEADGGKGGDQLIDNGESEGPGGGGGGGFIAVSGGTATTSVLGGVGGITRSPSMTEFPSNGATFGASGETDSVTLNALPLAACSPVDLKATLTNGQDSSVPGSSSTYTFTVSNSGPATATDAPVSLPLPPGVTGMQWTCVASGGATCPAASGTGAIATNVTLPSGGSLTYTLVATSAPTATGNVEMKGSIGTPADVSDVAPENNTATDTDTLTAPQADLSVTLTESADPVTGGTPLTYTVHVDNAGPSTSGPVTVTFPIPAGSTFVSAVGTDWSCAEAAGVVTCTRPSLPPGGAPDIAIRVVPANESGTLQTTVTVASDTDPVASNNTDSESTTVTRVEDTDKDGLSDADEIARGTDPNDPDSDDDGITDGTEVNIGGTNPLDDDSDDDGLIDGNEDADHDGVRDPDETDPRDADSDDDGLQDGTEKGITEPQGDDTNTSVFIPDADPSTTTNPLDPDTDDGSVKDGDEDTNHNGRVDDGERDPNVTADDTVIDSDGDGLSDDDERGRGTDPNNPDTDGGGVNDGEEVRRGTDPKSVWDDQELRVVGSGCSATGSDNVPALGFWAALAALVFARRRGARARQASGALASLGAVAVMASALPAQAQLSTAIDAQQFKPAPGQSDVLGLHGAGVPGHLRWRAGLFINYADDPLLVINPATDARIRRLVDQQLGFDLIGAIGLGERFEVGFTLPIALQQNVLGISPTGTRESAWGGGFGDLRLIPKAQLLKTGGLRLALAVPVILPTGGSGDFRGQSGVGVQPRVTADYAFEEGGVRLLANVGVNFRERQELLNLSVGNELSYGLGTAIPFEIKDHRFTGLVSVAGAAGLGATGGTQREEVPLELQGALQYRITPKLLATLGLGRGIIRGYGMPEYRVLGGIVWTEEEEPKKAPPAPVETVVDSDGDGFVDGQDKCPNEPEDKDGFQDEDGCADPDNDQDGILDAQDKCVNEAEDKDGFQDEDGCPDPDNDEDAISDGKDKCPVKPEDKDGFQDEDGCPDPDNDRDGIADAQDKCVNEAEVINGVDDEDGCPDQGKTKVEVKAGKILILEKVYFATNKDVVLPRSFPLLQQVASVLRANPQLTKVRIEGHTDSMGDDAFNLDLSQRRSNSVMRILVERGIDAGRLEAVGYGETKPVDTNKTAAGRENNRRVEFTILETKEEAQ
- a CDS encoding sterol desaturase family protein, whose amino-acid sequence is MDSVIDTLKSTLAIYEDERFFFIAVCSTLLSIVSFLAFALPWTWVAYKNPESLKKYRIQGRDFPVKRWLVPSLQRFALNNLVSFLGVVLSWPLVRHSGIHTGPLPAWYVIVAQIACFIVLDDFLYYWMHRTLHTPWLYKHVHSVHHRITTPFALTGNYMHVVEFMLTSTLVMTGPALLGAHVVTMWLWIVFRQLEAADGHSGYDVPWNPALLVPFYKGPVYHDFHHRRFFGNYAGFFAYLDKLFGGTYSKGYEDYRRAQPPVAAPVPEPQPQPSQSQQ